One window of the Branchiostoma lanceolatum isolate klBraLanc5 chromosome 3, klBraLanc5.hap2, whole genome shotgun sequence genome contains the following:
- the LOC136431126 gene encoding failed axon connections homolog, translating to MGVGRSGNLGAQVAKGKVTRHASRSNMANCNCFFCLPSPSEGNSWKSTALCLLGGAALASASIVFVSRIWEKFRQKNTVYPEDTVVLHQFQRAKHVPSLSPFCLKLETFLRMHNIPYMTILDSPLSSKGKMPWIQFNQSRVEDATFSVMFLSETFHIEVNGMSGSVTSQQKAMSRAVVSLVEESLYWTVAYCRWVDHVDQTRAELPYDGVLKFVVPWMMAGIILREMYAHGIGKNSREELYRIMEGDLKALSDLLGEQSFILGERPCEADCSLFGVLAQIMWTLPGTRAEALVKGEYINLANYCIRMRELFWPDWSRIVTEKH from the exons ATGGGCGTGGGCCGTTCCGGGAATCTGGGGGCGCAGGTGGCGAAAGGGAAAGTCACCCGTCATGCCTCGCGCTCCAACATGGCGAACTGCAACTGCTTCTTCTGCCTTCCTTCCCCTTCGGAAGGGAACTCCTGGAAGAGCACGGCGCTGTGTTTGTTAGGAGGGGCAGCGCTGGCGTCTGCATCCATAGTGTTCGTCAGCAGAATCTGGGAAAAATTCAG ACAGAAAAACACAGTGTATCCAGAAGACACAGTAGTTCTACATCAGTTCCAGAGAGCCAAACACGTCCCCAGTCTGTCACCCTTCTGCCTCAAACTAGAGACCTTTCTGCGCATGCACAACATTCCATATATG ACAATACTGGACAGTCCCCTGTCGAGCAAGGGGAAGATGCCGTGGATCCAGTTTAACCAGAGTCGCGTGGAGGACGCGACCTTCTCCGTCATGTTCCTGTCGGAGACGTTCCACATCGAGGTGAACGGGATGAGCGGGAGCGTGACCAGCCAGCAGAAGGCCATGTCCCGCGCCGTGGTGTCGCTGGTGGAGGAGAGTCTATACTG GACAGTGGCGTACTGCAGGTGGGTAGACCATGTAGACCAGACTCGAGCAGAGCTGCCTTACGACGGGGTCCTGAAGTTTGTGGTGCCGTGGATGATGGCAGGGATCATATTACGCGAGATGTACGCGCACGGCATCGGGAAGAACAGCAGGGAGGAGCTGTACAGGATCATGGAGGGGGATCTCAAGGCCCTGTCGGACTTACTAG GTGAACAGTCCTTTATCCTGGGAGAGCGTCCGTGCGAGGCAGACTGCTCGTTGTTTGGAGTGCTGGCACAGATCATGTGGACCCTGCCTGGCACCCGCGCAGAGGCTCTTGTTAAGG GTGAGTATATAAACCTGGCCAACTACTGCATCAGGATGAGGGAACTGTTCTGGCCGGACTGGAGCAGGATCGTCACTGAGAAACACTGA
- the LOC136429448 gene encoding tRNA wybutosine-synthesizing protein 5-like: MSPIRAALFWTLISVFCVDAIFAKDVGNEDVLFPPTLQPSDSGLPVGHLLPLGYQREPEGPVKEYTQPLAPTEFWEQHARDPYTPLVYRQAIAKAPAVTNWQSDEYIREKYGDLDVLVEKKIEDRMNPVRLRMPLSEFLDNYHDKQWYVVSLLPDPMRAEMQVPRSLLCGNFKDSILESNLWLSSGGTRSVLHYDADHNLHCLISGRKDFIMIPNKYGDKLDLADNQKAGSGFTHMNVDKVDLVKNPEVSEVPWTWATLQSGDCIFIPSRYFHQVRSYGRSVAATIMWDPFPKFNDSDCATKDIDKYTALSDVRLQWTYKKGDKVIDMGYMNVEMMRNIFLQMMEDEEVDRFTPETLSLLYAHNMLDEEEDEELGEEDMEHVRIVFSYMDKDKKGYVTAEELRGLDIETLKLVARGVESAHGPVGEDTGPRDEL, encoded by the coding sequence ATGTCGCCGATCAGGGCCGCGCTGTTTTGGACTTTGATTTCCGTGTTTTGCGTGGACGCCATTTTTGCCAAGGACGTGGGAAACGAGGACGTTCTGTTTCCCCCCACCCTCCAACCGAGCGACTCTGGCCTCCCAGTCGGCCATTTATTACCGCTTGGCTACCAGAGAGAACCAGAAGGGCCCGTCAAGGAGTATACACAGCCGCTGGCTCCGACAGAGTTCTGGGAGCAGCACGCAAGGGACCCCTATACACCTCTTGTGTACAGACAAGCAATCGCCAAGGCCCCTGCTGTCACCAACTGGCAGAGTGATGAGTACATCAGGGAGAAGTATGGAGACTTGGACGTCCTGGTCGAGAAGAAAATCGAAGATCGTATGAATCCTGTCCGCCTAAGGATGCCCCTGAGCGAGTTCCTTGACAACTACCACGACAAGCAATGGTACGTGGTGTCTTTGCTGCCCGACCCCATGAGAGCCGAAATGCAGGTGCCTCGCTCGCTACTCTGTGGGAACTTTAAGGATAGCATCCTAGAGTCTAACCTGTGGTTATCGTCCGGTGGGACGAGGTCGGTTCTACACTATGACGCCGACCACAACCTCCACTGTCTGATATCTGGGCGGAAAGACTTCATCATGATCCCCAACAAGTACGGAGATAAGCTGGACTTGGCGGACAACCAGAAAGCCGGATCTGGTTTCACTCACATGAATGTGGATAAAGTCGACCTCGTGAAAAATCCAGAAGTGTCAGAAGTTCCCTGGACCTGGGCCACCCTCCAATCCGGAGACTGTATCTTCATTCCGTCGCGTTATTTCCACCAAGTCAGGTCGTACGGGCGCAGCGTGGCCGCCACCATCATGTGGGACCCCTTCCCCAAGTTTAATGACTCGGACTGCGCCACAAAAGACATCGACAAATACACGGCACTGAGTGACGTCAGGCTACAGTGGACGTACAAGAAGGGAGACAAGGTCATCGACATGGGGTATATGAACGTGGAGATGATGAGGAACATCTTTCTACAGATGATGGAAGACGAAGAAGTCGACAGGTTTACGCCTGAGACTCTCTCGCTCCTTTACGCGCACAACATGCTggatgaagaagaagacgaagagTTAGGAGAAGAGGACATGGAACATGTCAGAATTGTCTTTTCCTACATGGACAAGGATAAGAAGGGGTACGTAACGGCAGAAGAGCTGCGAGGGTTGGACATTGAAACGCTGAAACTTGTTGCACGCGGGGTAGAATCGGCGCACGGGCCTGTTGGAGAGGACACGGGACCACGGGACGAGCTGTGA